GAATACACAGGAGACCTATCAGCGTCCGTTCCGGTCAAAGCGGTCATCTTCGACATGGACGGGGTGTTGGTAGACAGCGAACCGATTTATTTTGAAATTGAACGCAGCTCCTTTGCCCATTTCGGTGCACCCATGACGGAAGAAGAGCACCATACCTATGTCGGAGTGACACTCGAATCCATGTGGCGTCAAGTGCTGGACAGGCATCAACTCACTCATACATTGGAAGAGGCGCTTGCCTATCACCGAAAAAATGTGATGCAGACCATAACAGCACACGAGGGCCTGGTGGCGATCAACGGACTGGAACGGTGGCTGGACTGGCTACAGGAAAAAGGAATTCCGGTTGCAGTAGCCTCTTCCTCTCCACGGTCGTTGATTGATCTCATTATGGAAAAAACGGGACTGGGCCGTTACTTTGATATTCGAATCACCGGAGAAGAAGTATCCCAGGGTAAACCGG
This window of the Paenibacillus polymyxa genome carries:
- a CDS encoding HAD family hydrolase; its protein translation is MTSIHHVTPTNNEYTGDLSASVPVKAVIFDMDGVLVDSEPIYFEIERSSFAHFGAPMTEEEHHTYVGVTLESMWRQVLDRHQLTHTLEEALAYHRKNVMQTITAHEGLVAINGLERWLDWLQEKGIPVAVASSSPRSLIDLIMEKTGLGRYFDIRITGEEVSQGKPAPDIFLYAAELLGTAPAHCIVIEDSRNGVHAAKSAGMRCIGLHNPGSGQQDLSKADHNIFSYDDLWALKENLPFGE